GCTCCGGTCCGATCAGGATGGCCAGGAACATGGTGGCCACGGCCATGCTGAGCATCTGGCCGATAAGTCTCATTGTGGCCACGGTGCCGGAGGCCAGGCCGTAATGGGCCGGTTGGACGCTGCTCATGATGGCGTTCATGTTGGGCGAGGAAAAGAGGGCAAAACCCAGGCCGAGCAGCAGCAGGGTCCCGACAATATCGCCAATGGCCGTGGCGGCTGTGATCCGGCCCAGCAGGAACAGCCCGGTGGCGCACAGGGCCATGCCCGCAGAAGCGATCAGGGCCGGTTCAAAGCGGTCGGAGAGCCGTCCGGCCAGCGGGGAAAAAATAGCCATCATGACCGGTTGACATATCAGGACCAGACCGGCGGTTTGAGGGGTCATGCCTTTAATGAACTGAAGATACAGGCTCAAGTAAAAAGCGACGGCAAAAGTGGCGGCATAATTAATCAGCGCCGCCAGACTGGAGAAGGAAAATCCGCGATTGTTGCGGAAAAGGCTGATCTCCACTACCGGACAATCAAATTTCATCTCCTGCCGGATAAAGAGACAGAATACCGCCAGACTGGCAAATAGCAGAAGAAAGCCGTTAGGTGACGGCATGTTCGAAAGACCGGGCATGAACAGGATCAGCGAAAGACCGTACAGGCAGATTCCGGCCACGTCCAGCGGCTGCCCCCGGGCGGGGGTCCACTCATCTTTGATCATGGCCATCGCCAGGTAAATCGACAGAAGCCCCACCGGAAAGGTGACGGTGAAGACACTCCGCCAGCCCCAGACCGCCGAAAGATATCCGGCGGCAAAAGGACCGGAAGAAAGTCCGGTATATACGGCCGCGACGGTAATACCGATGGCCCGGCCGCGCTGGGCCGGCGGGAAAACCGCGGCGATGATGGCGATGCCGGTGACGGATATCATGGCGGCGCCCACGCCCTGCAGGGCTCGCAGACCGATGAGCAGCCACAGGGTCGGGGCCAGGGCGATGAGAATGGTGGCCAGGGAGAACAGGGTGATGCCCGCCACAAATATTTTCTTTCGTCCATTCATGTCCGCGATTTTGGCCATGGGCACCAGCATGACCGCGGTGGCCAGCAGATAGGCGTTGGCTACCCAGCTCATGAGCACGGCCCCGGCGGCAAACTCCCGGCTGATGGCCGGCAGAATAATGTTGACCCCGGAAACCATGAACGGTCCCATGAATGTGGTCACCGTAACCACCAGCAGCAGCGCCGACTTGGATGTTCTGATCGGCTGTTCCATTACAAATCCGTTCTTGCCATGTCCAATTCCATTGTGCAGAAAAACATTATAGAAAGATCCCGCTGAAGTCAAAGACGACTGCTAACGAAATACCCATACGGTCATTGGATTAAAAAATAGAACGGGAGCCTGAAAATATTCTTGACTTTGCCGTTCTTTATATACATATATAACGGCTATGCAAATCAACTGAAGATATCCATCCGCAACGATCAGGGCTTACCAGGCCATCGGCCGCGGACCTCTGCGCCTGCTGGAAAACAGCGGAGAGCGCCAATCCATTAACAGGGCGTGAAATGAGAATGACTCCAAATGGAAAAAAAATCATGTTGCTGGCGATCCCATGTATTTTTTCGTTATGCGGAATATTTAGTCCAGTCACAATGGCTCAAGGTGTTCAGGGGAAACTCACCTTCGGCGCCAATATCCGGTTCCGGTATGAGTATCAGGATAATTTTAATCAATTATATTACGGAGACGACCCGGCTAAAGGGAACGCCAGAGACGGGTTTGTTCTCGGTCGGTTGAGAACGGGGCTTGATTATAACCCGGACCCGGACATCCATCTTTCCCTCTGGATGCAGAATGCCGAAGTCTGGGACAGCGCCCTTACAGATAGTGATTTTTACAGCAGCCGGTTCGGCATGGAGGATAACCCCAACAAAGATCGCTGGGAAATGTGGGATACTTATCTTGAAATCAAAAAAGTGTTTAATCTGCCGGTTTCCGTTAAAGGCGGCCGACAACGGATATGTTATGGGGATAACCGCGTTTTCGGTCCCGGTGAATGGGGCAACAGCGGCCGCTGGGTATGGGATGCGGTAAAATGGTCCTATGGCTTTGAGGGCGGGTTCGCGGATATATACTATGGAAAGACGCAACTCCACGAACCCAATGAGTTCAGCCTCAATCATCGCCACGGGTTTGAAAGCGGCGGTTTTTATGGTCATTTCGATCTGCCCGTGAAACGGTTTCCGGTGGCGCTGGAGCCTTTTTTGATGACAAAACAGGATGATCATGACCGTTACAGAGGAGAGGATCAGCGGACCGGCGATTTCGATTCCTGGTATGGGGGTATCCGGGCCGGTGAAGCAGACAAAAAGGAATTTGACTATGATCTCACCTATATCTCACAGGCAGGCGCGTTCGCTCATGATGATATCGAAGCTTACGGTTATCATCTGCTGGCGGGTTATACCTTTTCGGAGATCGGCATGAAGCCCGGTCTCAGCATGGAATACAGTTTCGCCTCCGGCGATTCCAATCCGGTTGACGGGAAGAAGGAAACATTTGACGGGGCCTTCGGCGCCCGGGACATGATGTACGGCCGGATGAATTTTTTCCACTGGCAGAATATAAAAGACGCCCAGGTCAACCTGGAGGTCCGGCCGCATGAAAAACTTTTTATTAAAACCGAGTTCCATAAATTCCGCCTGGCGGAAAGGGAAGACGCCTGGTATCTCAACGCCCAGGCCTATCGGGATAAAAGCGGCCGATCCGGAGATGAAGTGGGAAGAGAGTTGGATATCGTGACGACCTTTGACCTGTCCAAGAAGCAGCAGTTTCAGGTTG
The DNA window shown above is from Thermodesulfobacteriota bacterium and carries:
- a CDS encoding MFS transporter; amino-acid sequence: MEQPIRTSKSALLLVVTVTTFMGPFMVSGVNIILPAISREFAAGAVLMSWVANAYLLATAVMLVPMAKIADMNGRKKIFVAGITLFSLATILIALAPTLWLLIGLRALQGVGAAMISVTGIAIIAAVFPPAQRGRAIGITVAAVYTGLSSGPFAAGYLSAVWGWRSVFTVTFPVGLLSIYLAMAMIKDEWTPARGQPLDVAGICLYGLSLILFMPGLSNMPSPNGFLLLFASLAVFCLFIRQEMKFDCPVVEISLFRNNRGFSFSSLAALINYAATFAVAFYLSLYLQFIKGMTPQTAGLVLICQPVMMAIFSPLAGRLSDRFEPALIASAGMALCATGLFLLGRITAATAIGDIVGTLLLLGLGFALFSSPNMNAIMSSVQPAHYGLASGTVATMRLIGQMLSMAVATMFLAILIGPEQITPANHHCFMLSLHLGFATFCSLCLIGIWFSSARGNIQRS
- a CDS encoding alginate export family protein, translating into MAQGVQGKLTFGANIRFRYEYQDNFNQLYYGDDPAKGNARDGFVLGRLRTGLDYNPDPDIHLSLWMQNAEVWDSALTDSDFYSSRFGMEDNPNKDRWEMWDTYLEIKKVFNLPVSVKGGRQRICYGDNRVFGPGEWGNSGRWVWDAVKWSYGFEGGFADIYYGKTQLHEPNEFSLNHRHGFESGGFYGHFDLPVKRFPVALEPFLMTKQDDHDRYRGEDQRTGDFDSWYGGIRAGEADKKEFDYDLTYISQAGAFAHDDIEAYGYHLLAGYTFSEIGMKPGLSMEYSFASGDSNPVDGKKETFDGAFGARDMMYGRMNFFHWQNIKDAQVNLEVRPHEKLFIKTEFHKFRLAEREDAWYLNAQAYRDKSGRSGDEVGRELDIVTTFDLSKKQQFQVGFGHFRPDEFAGKVASDKESNWFFCQWSYKFSRAIL